One region of Drosophila kikkawai strain 14028-0561.14 chromosome 2R, DkikHiC1v2, whole genome shotgun sequence genomic DNA includes:
- the Isha gene encoding SR-related and CTD-associated factor 4 isoform X3: protein MNRRQDAHKAMQALKNHKLQGRAITISWAAGKGVKSKEWKDFWDLDLGVTYIPWSKLSTETDFDSLEEGGMFDEDTMPAWMKQKINQVKNVGKDTKGTPVAEAIPVGVAPPPGMIFGIDTTQPPPVGPVGGPVGPPPGPGAPPPPSLMGMVGRGQFPMGPPMGINMPPPMMMPPTNMPPPMMMPTTNMPPPMMMPPAMMPPGFPGIGGPPHPMGLPPGNPFPPPGAAIPLSIPGGGPPTSGNSGNVSDDQMDIEMDLEDAPLPPPSQQQAGAFNPSPNSVDVAVAVVANEMFQRERERERDRDRSRGQANSRWGGREDVVEQSDRWRAENGGGNGSGGPGPGPGPGPGPNAAFNEARARLNLNPIDHGMPRPDFMDFDNRGGPGGPRGMVGPRGSHNGGPGGDFFPPNMNHNRFNQPTSLMQMRIPPPAAFNQQRMGGPPGNGGGNGVGPMFMRNQGGGGPGGPPGGGRQQGPGFFNPRNPFNDNQQRGRGGPGGGGGGPGGRGMGGGGGGPGPGGRGRWSDDEDEGGNNFKRRGGPGGGPGPGGNRFRGDRGGEMADDRRAMNSRGGARGGPREDRERPGFGNRRGSRDDNNRHSIGSMEDGSNKMAPEPEPKPNNADNEDLANVDKSAPPAPTGAAEDTEEDWDRELQDYEARMEAQKPAEGAAHQSASNEPLQENEQAAVEQDFAKPAEVASDSSAPKPQTDASPACTPLYDELPPPTFSDPSFQAQSSREDDEVADAAAPAAASPPSLPEPETIHIEAAPKEESTPTPSAVETQAEEPSADASAATDADT, encoded by the exons ATGAACCGTCGCCAGGATGCCCACAAAGCGATGCAAGCGCTAAAGAATCACAAGCTGCAGGGGCGTGCCATCACCATCTCTTGGGCGGCCGGCAAGGGAGTGAAGAGTAAGGAATGGAAGGACTTCTGGGATCTGGACCTGGGTGTAACTTACATTCCTTGGTCCAAGCTGAGCACTGAGACAGACTTTGACAGCCTGGAGGAGGGCGGCATGTTCGACGAGGACACCATGCCCGCCTGGATGAAGCAGAAAATCAACCAAGTAAAAAATGTCGGAAAGGACACCAAGggcacgcccgtcgcagaggCGATACCCGTTGGTGTAGCGCCACCACCTGGCATGATCTTTGGAATTGACACAACTCAACCGCCCCCGGTGGGACCAGTGGGAGGGCCTGTGGGTCCGCCACCAGGACCAGGGGCGCCGCCACCTCCATCGCTAATGGGCATGGTTGGCAGAGGTCAATTTCCGATGGGTCCGCCTATGGGCATTAATATGCCGCCGCCAATGATGATGCCGCCAACCAATATGCCACCTCCGATGATGATGCCAACCACCAATATGCCCCCGCCGATGATGATGCCACCGGCGATGATGCCTCCCGGATTTCCAG GCATCGGTGGACCTCCGCATCCTATGGGCTTGCCTCCAGGTAATCCCTTCCCACCACCTGGTGCCGCCATACCGCTTTCCATACCCGGCGGAGGCCCGCCAACGTCGGGAAATAGTGGTAACGTGAGCGACGATCAAATGGACATAGAAATGGATCTTGAGGATGCTCCGCTCCCACCGCCTTCCCAGCAGCAGGCGGGCGCTTTTAATCCATCGCCTAATAGTGTCGATGTAGCAGTCGCTGTTGTGGCGAACGAGATGTTCCAAAGGGAGAGGGAGCGTGAGCGGGATAGAGACCGCTCACGGGGCCAAGCCAACTCGCGCTGGGGCGGACGGGAGGATGTGGTTGAGCAGTCGGATCGTTGGCGTGCTGAGAATGGCGGCGGAAACGGGTCAGGTGGACCGGGACCGGGACCTGGTCCAGGCCCTGGACCGAACGCGGCATTTAATGAAGCACGAGCGCGTCTAAATCTAAATCCAATAGATCACGGAATGCCAAGGCCAGACTTCATGG ACTTTGATAATCGCGGAGGACCAGGCGGACCGCGGGGGATGGTGGGACCGCGTGGGAGCCACAATGGCGGACCAGGTGGCGACTTCTTCCCGCCCAACATGAATCACAATCGATTCAATCAGCCCACCAGCCTAATGCAAATGCGTATTCCGCCGCCGGCAGCCTTTAACCAGCAGCGCATGGGCGGGCCACCTGGAAATGGTGGTGGCAACGGTGTCGGGCCCATGTTCATGCGGAACCAAGGGGGCGGCGGACCAGGTGGTCCCCCAGGAGGTGGACGACAACAGGGACCAG GTTTCTTTAATCCTCGAAATCCCTTTAATGACAACCAACAACGCGGACGAGGAGGAccgggaggaggaggaggaggcccaGGAGGACGAGGAAtgggcggaggcggaggaggaccAGGCCCCGGTGGTCGAGGTCGTTGGAGCGACGATGAAGACGAGGGCGGCAACAATTTTAAGCGCCGTGGTGGACCCGGTGGTGGTCCTGGTCCAGGGGGAAACAGGTTCCGTGGTGATCGCGGAGGGGAAATGGCTGACGATCGCCGTGCCATGAACTCCCGAGGTGGCGCTCGCGGGGGACCACGAGAGGATCGTGAGCGTCCGGGCTTTGGCAACAGACGAGGCTCGCGGGACGACAACAACCGCCATTCGATAGGCTCCATGGAAGATGGTAGTAATAAGATGGCTCCGGAGCCGGAGCCCAAGCCCAATAATGCAGATAACGAGGATTTAGCGAACGTCGATAAAAGCGCACCACCCGCTCCGACGGGGGCGGCTGAGGACACCGAGGAGGATTGGGATCGAGAACTGCAGGACTACGAAGCAAGAATGGAGGCACAGAAACCAGCGGAGGGTGCTGCTCATCAGTCCGCAAGCAACGAGCCTCTTCAGGAGAATGAGCAAGCAGCGGTGGAGCAAGATTTTGCCAAGCCAGCTGAAGTGGCGAGTGATTCATCAGCCCCGAAACCACAAACAGATGCATCTCCTGCCTGTACACCCCTTTACGATGAGTTGCCACCTCCCACGTTCTCGGACCCTTCGTTCCAAGCTCAGTCTTCGAGAGAAGATGATGAAGTAgcagatgctgctgctcctgctgctgcttctccacCATCGCTTCCAGAACCGGAGACTATTCACATAGAGGCTGCGCCCAAAGAGGAATCGACTCCAACACCTTCGGCTGTTGAGACCCAAGCGGAGGAGCCATCGGCGGATGCATCAGCAGCTACTGATGCCGACACATAG